Genomic segment of Oncorhynchus tshawytscha isolate Ot180627B linkage group LG28, Otsh_v2.0, whole genome shotgun sequence:
ATGAAAGAAAATGCCTAAAATGTGTCTTCGCATTTATTCTTTGATTAGTTCTGGAACAATGAGCAATCCGGTCTCTGAGTTAGCTGTTATGCAACACATCTTCCAATTGTGGTCAACGAAGTGGCGGCTTTGACGTGTAAACTCATCATACCTGTTGACGTTTTTGTATCTCCCTAGGTGTTTTATAAAAACTAATATGGCTACGTCCTCCAGCGCAGAACTGAGTAAGGCTGTCAAACAGCAGTACATGGACCTCCCTCAGGGAGACAAAGTCCAAATCATGTATGTCTGGATCGATGGAACCGGAGAGGGACTCCGCTGTAAGACCAGAACGCTGGATTCGGAGCCCAAGTGCATCGAAGGTAAACAATGGATGTTGGTTGACATTTGACACAAAGTTCcaggggatttatgtgttttgtagcCTAGCCTGCCTAGTTTACGCAAGTCACTCAACAACTAACTCCTTCTTTGCCTTAATTCTGTAGAACTGCCTGAATGGAACTTTGATGGCTCTAGCACCTACCAGTCTGAGGGCTCAAACAGTGATATGTATTTGATTCCTTCTGCAATGTTCAGAGATCCTTTCCGCAAAGACCCCAACAAACTGGTCCTGTGTGAAGTGCTGAAGTACAACCGCAAACCTGCAGGTAACTTCTAAATCTTGGTGTGCATCTGTCTAGCTAAgctttttaaatcaatttttacTTCAGTGTATAATATAGGTAAATTCTTTGCACAGAAACCAACCTTCGTTTGACGTGTAATAAAGTTATGGACATGGTTGAGAACCAGGTCCCTTGGTTTGGCATGGAGCAAGAGTACACCATTTTGGGCACTGATGGACACCCATTTGGCTGGCCCAACAACGGCTTCCCTGGCCCACAAGGTAAAGACTGTTCTTAGTGGTCTTTGACTGACTATGTAAACTTCTTCCTCGGATGCGTTACTTTGAATGTGATGGTAACTATTCTTGAACCAACCCTGTCCTTATGTGTACAGGTCCCTATTACTGTGGAGTGGGATCTGACAAGGCCTACGGTAGAGATATTGTGGAAGCCCACTACAGAGCCTGCCTGTATGCTGGGGTCATGATCTGTGGAACCAATGCTGAAGTCATGCCTGCACAGGTAAGCACAATTTTACTTGTGTATGCATATATTATTTTGCTCGTCTAATGGCTGATCCTGTGCAATGAGACTTATGTACGTGAACACTGTTTTTGTCTTTCTAGTGGGAGTTCCAGGTTGGCCCTTGTGAAGGCATCAGCATGGGTGATCACCTTTGGGCAGCTAGGTTCATTCTCCACCGGGTGTGTGAGGACTTTGGTGTGGTGGCCTCATTTGACCCCAAGCCCATTCCTGGAAACTGGAACGGCGCTGGATGCCACACCAATTTCAGCACAAaagagatgagggaagagggtGGGTTGAAGTGAGTACTGGATCATATGAAGATGCATTCATACTAGGTTTAATCAGTAGTCATAATTATTCAATTGCACCCATCTGTATGCTTTTGGATGTGGAGTAAACCCAGACTTATTAGAATGCTCTTAAGGCAAAGCAGATGGTGTTGACCACCTGTGAGCTTTTCTGTGATGAACTAATCTCGCCTTCTCACTGCTCCAGGGCCATTGAGGAGTCCATTGAAAGGCTGGGGAAGAGGCATAGCTACCACATCCGTGCCTATGACCCTAAAGGGGGACTTGACAATGCCCGTCGCCTTACCGGCCACCATGAAACCTCCAACATCCACGAGTTCTCTGCCGGTGTGGCCAACCGCGGTGCCAGCATCCGCATCCCTCGCACTGTGGGCCAGGAGAAGAAAGGCTACTTTGAGGACCGCCGCCCATCTGCCAACTGTGACCCGTACGCCGTGACTGAGGCTATAATCCGCACCTGTTTGCTTAGCGAGGAAGGAGATGAACCTGTGAACTACTAGATCTAACTAGAGCCACACCTCTGGACTGAATCCCCTTCGCCACCACCCTTCTCCATTTTCTAAATGGCTGAAAAGTCGAACTAGTACTGTATTTGTTGTAATTTTTCACTGAAATTATTCTAACCTTCTAAATGGCTTAAAGTTGGCTGGTCAACTTAACATGGAATTAAATCTGTTTAacataaaaacaaacatttaatgaAAGATGGTGGCTGACAGGGCATTGTCTTCCCCTTTTGAGTTTTCTAGTGGGGAGTATAACTGTTTTTAAATCCCCATTTGCTCTCGCGTTTCCTGCAGTCTGTCGAACTGAAATAAACTAAAGCACATGTGGACACTGACGACTATGGCTGGGCGGCATGTGTAATTATCTTAATAAAACCTATGGCTAGTTTGTACTTTATGCACGTTGacctggatttttttttaaaaatctgtacCACTTTATTTCAatgtcactatgtagggagtgTTTTTAAACTTGTGTTTTGTCAACTTTCAGATTTTACACT
This window contains:
- the LOC112226869 gene encoding glutamine synthetase; protein product: MATSSSAELSKAVKQQYMDLPQGDKVQIMYVWIDGTGEGLRCKTRTLDSEPKCIEELPEWNFDGSSTYQSEGSNSDMYLIPSAMFRDPFRKDPNKLVLCEVLKYNRKPAETNLRLTCNKVMDMVENQVPWFGMEQEYTILGTDGHPFGWPNNGFPGPQGPYYCGVGSDKAYGRDIVEAHYRACLYAGVMICGTNAEVMPAQWEFQVGPCEGISMGDHLWAARFILHRVCEDFGVVASFDPKPIPGNWNGAGCHTNFSTKEMREEGGLKAIEESIERLGKRHSYHIRAYDPKGGLDNARRLTGHHETSNIHEFSAGVANRGASIRIPRTVGQEKKGYFEDRRPSANCDPYAVTEAIIRTCLLSEEGDEPVNY